Proteins from a genomic interval of Clostridia bacterium:
- a CDS encoding esterase family protein, with protein MAVLEVSYFSKTLDMQSSMGVILPQRDNDYGVPVKKGVKAPYPVLYFLHGRGGDHSVMRRFQKLELYAQTYGVVIVMPDAHQSFYADQLHGSPYITFLSQELPGIVSEFFHVSTAREDTYAAGISMGGYGALKLALTYPEKYAACVNMSGSPDISYSMTKNPFSRESTARILDASFGGAENLMGSKDDIYELSRRLVGSGKRAPRIFITVGRDDGFAAINRRYYETYGKALGIEYSERDGGHTWGFWQSNIADVFKWLDINGDKNK; from the coding sequence ATGGCAGTATTGGAAGTATCGTATTTTTCAAAAACGCTCGATATGCAGTCGTCGATGGGCGTCATATTGCCGCAGAGAGACAACGATTACGGAGTGCCTGTAAAGAAGGGCGTTAAAGCGCCGTATCCCGTCTTATATTTTCTTCACGGGCGCGGCGGCGACCACAGCGTTATGCGCCGCTTTCAGAAGCTTGAGCTTTACGCCCAAACGTACGGCGTAGTGATAGTAATGCCCGACGCGCATCAGAGCTTTTATGCCGATCAGCTCCACGGTTCGCCGTATATCACGTTCCTTTCACAGGAGCTGCCGGGGATAGTGTCGGAGTTTTTCCACGTATCTACGGCGCGAGAGGACACTTACGCGGCCGGTATCTCGATGGGCGGCTACGGCGCGCTCAAGCTCGCCCTTACTTATCCCGAAAAATACGCCGCGTGCGTCAATATGTCGGGTTCGCCAGATATATCGTATTCGATGACGAAGAATCCCTTTTCGCGCGAATCGACGGCGCGGATTTTGGACGCCTCGTTCGGAGGGGCAGAAAACCTCATGGGCTCAAAGGACGATATATACGAGCTTTCACGCCGCCTCGTCGGATCGGGGAAGAGAGCGCCGCGCATTTTTATCACGGTAGGGCGCGACGACGGCTTTGCCGCCATAAACCGCCGGTATTATGAAACTTACGGAAAGGCGCTCGGTATCGAGTACAGCGAACGCGACGGCGGCCATACGTGGGGCTTTTGGCAAAGCAATATAGCGGACGTGTTCAAATGGCTCGATATAAACGGCGATAAAAACAAATAG
- a CDS encoding SDR family oxidoreductase, whose protein sequence is MGKYASLKDKVVFVTGGAGGLGSEICKAFGENGAKVAVASQNEERGAKSVEAVKAAGGDAFFVKVDVTNAESVNAAVAATVEKWGTIDVLVNNAGGGGGLAYPNFHAVTEAAFDATYQLNTKSTFLCIKAVHDIMINKGYGRIVNISSMAGRTPQPELPAYSAQKAAVISLTKTYAIDFAPHGVTVNAVCPGIVYTVMWKTLVNVFRKLFPDIYGDKTDDEIFDAEIKKRIPMQRPQTERDIANAVIFLASDDAQNITAQTLSVDGGASM, encoded by the coding sequence ATGGGAAAATATGCAAGCTTAAAAGATAAAGTAGTATTCGTAACGGGCGGCGCAGGCGGCCTTGGCAGCGAGATATGCAAGGCGTTCGGCGAGAACGGCGCCAAGGTTGCCGTTGCAAGCCAGAACGAAGAGCGCGGCGCAAAGTCGGTCGAGGCCGTTAAGGCTGCGGGCGGCGATGCATTCTTCGTAAAGGTAGACGTAACGAATGCGGAGTCTGTAAACGCGGCTGTAGCTGCGACCGTTGAAAAGTGGGGCACCATCGACGTGCTCGTAAACAATGCGGGCGGCGGCGGCGGTCTCGCATACCCCAACTTCCACGCCGTAACGGAAGCGGCTTTCGACGCAACGTATCAGCTCAATACGAAGAGCACGTTCCTCTGCATCAAAGCCGTTCACGACATAATGATAAACAAGGGCTACGGCCGCATAGTAAACATTTCGTCCATGGCCGGCCGCACGCCTCAGCCCGAGCTTCCGGCATACTCTGCACAGAAGGCGGCAGTTATCAGCCTTACCAAGACTTACGCGATAGATTTCGCGCCCCACGGCGTGACCGTAAACGCAGTTTGCCCCGGTATCGTTTACACGGTAATGTGGAAGACGCTCGTAAACGTATTCAGAAAGCTGTTCCCCGATATCTACGGAGACAAGACCGACGATGAGATATTCGATGCGGAGATAAAGAAGCGCATTCCGATGCAGCGTCCGCAGACCGAGCGCGACATTGCGAACGCCGTTATATTCCTTGCATCTGACGACGCGCAGAACATAACAGCTCAGACGCTCTCCGTTGACGGCGGCGCAAGCATGTAA
- a CDS encoding N-acetylmuramoyl-L-alanine amidase has product MRRRSRRIIAALVIAVLILAGVTAAAEDELIVTPSKHNVEVMGKKADLQAYNINGYNYFKLRDIVEALGFYIAWDEALQKVTVSDKPINSGSIFIMIDPGHGGNDPGAMNKSAGLYEKDINLSVATRLAQLLRDEGFIVGMTRTDDMTLSVTERMDMIITRRPDLYISVHHNASDDASRSGAYVLCQIDDKYGGRSTRLAGFLREEFENIGQTYLGNIYRSGSRGDYYGVLRAAASVGIPAVITEFAFIDNPTDVKLVDTKDKRKAEALAIYKAVMRFLDRPESEHSNSEEEIEETSGGTNEDAPYEDASDDVKSPAEIQPSDVGGADEETGDGYPLAGESETAE; this is encoded by the coding sequence ATGAGACGCAGATCACGAAGGATCATTGCCGCGCTTGTGATCGCGGTCTTGATACTTGCCGGCGTTACTGCGGCGGCGGAGGACGAGCTTATAGTCACGCCGTCGAAGCATAACGTGGAGGTCATGGGAAAGAAGGCCGATCTTCAGGCTTATAACATAAACGGATACAATTACTTCAAGCTTCGCGACATAGTCGAGGCTCTGGGCTTTTACATAGCATGGGACGAGGCGCTTCAGAAGGTGACGGTATCGGACAAGCCCATAAACTCCGGTTCGATATTCATAATGATAGATCCCGGCCACGGGGGAAACGATCCCGGCGCGATGAACAAAAGCGCCGGTTTATATGAGAAGGATATAAATCTAAGCGTGGCGACGAGGCTTGCACAGCTGCTTCGCGACGAGGGATTCATCGTAGGCATGACGCGCACGGACGATATGACTCTCTCGGTAACGGAAAGAATGGATATGATAATCACACGCCGCCCCGATCTTTACATAAGCGTACATCATAACGCCTCTGACGACGCTTCGCGCTCCGGCGCGTACGTGCTGTGCCAGATCGACGATAAGTATGGCGGACGCTCTACGAGGCTTGCGGGCTTTTTGAGAGAAGAATTTGAAAACATAGGTCAGACGTATCTCGGAAACATTTACAGAAGCGGTTCGCGAGGCGATTATTACGGCGTGCTCAGGGCGGCGGCAAGCGTTGGCATTCCCGCCGTCATCACGGAATTTGCCTTTATAGATAATCCGACAGACGTAAAGCTCGTGGACACTAAAGATAAGCGAAAGGCCGAGGCCTTAGCTATTTACAAGGCGGTAATGCGCTTTTTGGACAGGCCCGAAAGCGAGCATTCGAACAGTGAAGAAGAAATAGAGGAGACAAGCGGCGGGACCAACGAGGATGCCCCTTATGAGGACGCATCGGACGATGTTAAAAGCCCCGCCGAGATCCAGCCCTCCGATGTGGGCGGAGCCGATGAGGAAACGGGCGACGGCTATCCGCTCGCAGGAGAAAGCGAGACGGCGGAATAA
- a CDS encoding purine-nucleoside phosphorylase, whose amino-acid sequence MFTFEDYKKSADCIRSITGDIDIALVLGSGLGKIAEMLEDPVKIRFEDVPNLPRSTVMGHAGEFVCGTLHKKRVLIQSGRFHYYEGNSFEQSAYAVRLFKLLGARALILTNAAGGINRAFKAGTIMMITDHIKFFDESPLRGPNIGEFGPRFNDMSYVYSKHLRWLAKGTAARLGIDLKEGVYAFMPGPSFETPAEIRALGILGADAVGMSTVAEAITAAHCSLELLAFSCISNLAAGLLDQPLSHAEVMEAAKLVEKDLTALLGEVIKEI is encoded by the coding sequence ATGTTTACGTTTGAGGATTATAAAAAGAGCGCGGACTGCATAAGAAGCATAACGGGCGATATAGATATTGCGCTGGTGCTAGGCTCGGGACTGGGGAAAATAGCCGAAATGCTTGAAGATCCCGTAAAGATACGATTTGAAGACGTGCCTAATCTGCCGCGTTCCACCGTTATGGGCCACGCGGGCGAATTCGTATGCGGAACGCTTCATAAAAAGCGTGTGCTCATTCAGAGCGGACGCTTCCACTATTACGAGGGCAACAGCTTTGAGCAGTCGGCCTACGCCGTGCGGCTCTTTAAGCTTCTCGGCGCGCGCGCGCTGATACTTACCAACGCCGCCGGTGGAATAAACCGCGCGTTTAAGGCCGGCACGATAATGATGATAACAGACCACATAAAATTCTTCGACGAAAGCCCCTTAAGAGGTCCGAACATCGGAGAGTTCGGGCCGAGATTCAACGATATGTCATATGTTTATTCAAAACATTTAAGGTGGCTTGCCAAGGGTACGGCGGCGCGTCTCGGCATAGACTTAAAAGAGGGCGTGTACGCCTTTATGCCGGGGCCGAGCTTTGAAACGCCGGCCGAGATACGCGCGCTCGGGATCTTGGGCGCGGACGCGGTTGGCATGTCTACCGTTGCGGAGGCCATAACGGCGGCGCACTGCTCGCTCGAGCTTCTGGCGTTTTCGTGCATATCAAACCTGGCTGCGGGGCTTTTAGATCAGCCGCTTTCTCATGCGGAGGTCATGGAGGCCGCAAAGCTTGTGGAAAAAGATCTGACCGCGCTTTTGGGCGAGGTAATAAAGGAGATATAA
- a CDS encoding cupin domain-containing protein codes for MIRRYKDSPFGMNIYPYPSEDKAGIQHVLATAADTGGAVRQFARTVLLPGFDIPLHLHEIDMEIAVLLSGYIIYNDNGEESLVGPGDVMIVRAGERHAMRNPFKEPAVSLDINLADPPKEIK; via the coding sequence ATGATAAGGCGGTATAAGGACAGTCCTTTCGGGATGAATATTTATCCATATCCGTCTGAGGACAAGGCGGGAATACAGCACGTATTGGCCACTGCGGCCGACACGGGCGGCGCGGTAAGACAGTTTGCGCGCACTGTGCTCCTTCCCGGATTTGATATCCCGCTCCATCTCCATGAGATCGATATGGAAATAGCGGTGCTTTTGTCCGGATACATTATATATAACGACAATGGCGAGGAATCGCTCGTCGGCCCGGGCGACGTTATGATAGTGCGTGCCGGAGAAAGACACGCCATGAGAAATCCGTTCAAAGAGCCGGCGGTATCCCTGGATATAAATCTTGCCGATCCGCCGAAGGAAATAAAATAA
- a CDS encoding adenosylhomocysteinase, with amino-acid sequence MSIIKDIGLAPSGHVKIDWAKRHMPVLNEIEREFLRTKPFAGKNVLVSVHVEAKTAYLALVLKSGGANVAVAACNPLSTQDDVAAALAESGVETFAVYGADDELYYKCLEEGLKTRPNLFIDDGGDLVHMLHTKRRDLMDGILGGSEETTTGVARLIARSKRGELEIPMMLANDAMMKHLFDNRYGTGQSVFDGINRTTNLIVAGKCVVIAGYGWCGRGAAMRAKGMGARVVITEIDPIKAIEAVMDGFEVMTMDDAAKKGDLFITLTGCCDVITEKHFDTMKDGAVMCNAGHFDVEIDVKALKETSVSSYEARRNIEGFKRSDGRTLYLLAEGRLVNLAAGDGHPAEIMDMSFSVQAMTLKYILDNEESLKPEVYKVPDEIDEYVARVKLSSGGVSIDSLTPEQERYLYG; translated from the coding sequence ATGAGTATTATTAAAGATATCGGCCTTGCGCCGTCGGGACACGTAAAAATAGACTGGGCAAAGCGCCATATGCCCGTTTTAAATGAGATAGAGCGCGAATTTTTGAGAACTAAGCCGTTTGCGGGCAAAAATGTGCTCGTTTCGGTACACGTTGAGGCAAAGACTGCGTATCTTGCGCTTGTGTTAAAAAGCGGCGGCGCAAATGTGGCCGTGGCGGCCTGCAATCCGCTTTCAACGCAGGACGACGTTGCGGCCGCTCTCGCTGAGAGCGGCGTCGAGACGTTCGCCGTTTACGGCGCTGACGACGAGCTTTATTATAAGTGCCTCGAGGAGGGCTTAAAGACGCGCCCCAATCTTTTCATCGACGACGGCGGCGACCTTGTGCATATGCTCCATACAAAGCGCCGGGATCTTATGGACGGGATCTTGGGCGGTTCGGAGGAGACGACTACGGGCGTTGCGCGCCTTATCGCGCGCTCGAAGCGCGGCGAGCTTGAAATACCGATGATGCTTGCGAACGACGCAATGATGAAGCATCTTTTCGACAACCGCTACGGCACGGGACAGTCCGTTTTCGACGGCATAAACCGCACGACTAATCTTATAGTCGCCGGGAAATGCGTAGTTATCGCGGGATACGGATGGTGCGGCAGAGGCGCGGCTATGCGCGCTAAGGGTATGGGAGCGCGCGTAGTCATAACGGAGATAGACCCGATAAAGGCCATAGAGGCCGTTATGGACGGCTTTGAGGTAATGACGATGGACGATGCGGCGAAAAAGGGAGATCTGTTCATAACGCTTACAGGATGCTGCGATGTTATAACAGAAAAGCATTTCGATACTATGAAGGACGGCGCGGTAATGTGCAATGCCGGACACTTTGATGTGGAGATCGACGTTAAAGCTTTAAAAGAGACGAGCGTATCCTCTTACGAGGCGCGCCGCAATATCGAGGGCTTTAAGCGCTCCGACGGGCGTACGCTCTATCTTCTGGCCGAAGGACGGCTAGTGAATCTGGCGGCGGGCGACGGCCATCCCGCCGAGATAATGGACATGAGCTTTTCGGTGCAGGCGATGACGCTTAAATATATTCTCGACAACGAAGAAAGCCTAAAGCCCGAGGTGTATAAGGTACCCGACGAGATCGACGAATACGTTGCGCGGGTGAAGCTTTCGTCGGGCGGCGTTTCGATAGACAGCCTCACGCCCGAGCAGGAAAGATATCTTTACGGATAA
- a CDS encoding prolyl oligopeptidase family serine peptidase gives MALAEVSFFSEFLRQQYYMNVILPEQINGYSALPPKKYEPPYPVLYLLHGTSQNHTDWTRFCALERYAQRTGLVIVMPATQRGWYTNQKIGYPFYDFFTKELPVTVKRFFNISDKREDTFVAGVSMGGYGAIKLAANFPERFAAAASLSGSVDMIYVIEHSKLQTEKAKMHRNLTFGTLEEMRESDMDNVYMLEKRLKEGTKLPKFYVCCGEQDYLLPVNRHFRDIFEGRLDMIYVEGEGAHKWEYWDEHIQKILKWLPIQR, from the coding sequence ATGGCACTTGCAGAGGTAAGCTTTTTTTCTGAATTTTTGCGTCAGCAGTATTATATGAACGTAATACTGCCCGAGCAGATAAACGGCTACAGCGCGCTGCCGCCGAAGAAATACGAGCCGCCGTATCCGGTGTTGTATCTTCTTCACGGCACGTCGCAGAATCATACCGACTGGACGAGGTTCTGCGCGCTCGAACGATACGCGCAGCGCACGGGACTCGTTATCGTGATGCCTGCGACGCAGCGCGGCTGGTACACAAATCAAAAGATAGGCTATCCGTTCTACGACTTCTTCACGAAGGAGCTGCCCGTAACGGTGAAGCGCTTTTTCAATATATCCGACAAGCGCGAGGACACGTTCGTCGCGGGCGTGTCTATGGGCGGCTACGGCGCGATAAAGCTGGCGGCAAACTTCCCCGAACGATTCGCGGCGGCGGCAAGCCTTTCCGGCTCGGTCGATATGATATACGTAATAGAGCACTCAAAGCTTCAGACAGAGAAGGCGAAAATGCACAGAAATCTCACGTTCGGAACGCTTGAGGAGATGCGCGAAAGCGATATGGACAACGTATATATGCTGGAAAAACGCCTGAAAGAAGGGACTAAGCTTCCTAAATTCTACGTCTGCTGCGGCGAACAGGATTATCTTCTGCCCGTGAACCGGCACTTCCGCGATATATTCGAGGGCAGGCTCGACATGATATACGTCGAGGGCGAGGGCGCGCACAAGTGGGAATATTGGGACGAGCATATACAGAAGATATTAAAGTGGCTGCCCATACAGAGATGA
- a CDS encoding enoyl-CoA hydratase/isomerase family protein: MSLVLKEVKDGVAIIRMNNPKTMNGLDLNMTQAVYDAVTEAGADDNVKVIILAGEGKGFCGGGNLANMYEKIKSGGKFDPSESKPNMNRLAELACYMREVPKPVITVVHGAAAGAGASLAFVSDFTISTPEAKYIMAFINVGLVPDTGGMFWMVKALGYKRATELAMLGAPFTAEEALKMGLINKIVPQEELWDEAMKLAKKLKNKPIDSVRFIKEMVNEIIMKDVKSALALEEKNMLACIETDNFKEGVSAFMEKRKPEFNK; encoded by the coding sequence ATGAGTTTGGTATTAAAAGAAGTAAAAGACGGCGTTGCTATAATAAGGATGAACAACCCGAAGACGATGAACGGTCTTGACCTTAATATGACGCAGGCCGTTTACGATGCGGTCACCGAAGCGGGAGCCGACGATAACGTAAAGGTAATAATCCTTGCGGGCGAGGGCAAGGGCTTCTGCGGAGGCGGCAACCTTGCCAATATGTATGAAAAGATAAAAAGCGGCGGCAAATTCGATCCTTCCGAGTCGAAGCCCAACATGAACCGCCTGGCAGAGCTTGCATGCTATATGAGAGAAGTGCCGAAGCCCGTTATCACTGTGGTACACGGCGCGGCTGCGGGCGCAGGCGCAAGCCTTGCGTTCGTTTCCGACTTTACTATTTCCACGCCCGAGGCAAAGTATATAATGGCGTTCATAAACGTTGGCCTCGTTCCCGATACGGGCGGCATGTTTTGGATGGTAAAGGCGCTGGGATACAAGCGCGCGACCGAGCTTGCTATGCTGGGCGCTCCGTTTACGGCTGAAGAAGCGCTGAAGATGGGCCTTATCAATAAGATAGTTCCTCAGGAGGAGCTTTGGGACGAGGCTATGAAGCTTGCGAAGAAGTTAAAGAACAAGCCTATCGACTCCGTAAGATTCATTAAGGAAATGGTAAACGAGATAATCATGAAGGACGTAAAGAGCGCCCTCGCTCTCGAAGAAAAGAATATGCTCGCATGCATCGAGACAGATAACTTCAAGGAAGGCGTTTCCGCTTTCATGGAGAAGAGAAAGCCCGAGTTCAACAAATAA
- a CDS encoding enoyl-CoA hydratase/isomerase family protein — MSLVIKELRDGICIIKMNSPKNMNALDRELREELISVMSEAAKDPEVKAVILAAEGKGFCAGGDLGAMYKDIKTKGGFDATDEDLVNVEKLAECMRTMDKPVIAAVHGAAAGAGASLAFAADFTVASPESKYIMAFVNVGLVPDTGGMFWLVRALGYKRATELAMLGEPIDAETALEYGLINKIVPREELLDEAVKLAKKLKNKPVDSVRFIKEMVNEMTMKDFWESMAAERKGFLYCMETDNFKEGVSAFVEKRKPEFNK, encoded by the coding sequence ATGAGCCTTGTAATAAAGGAATTACGCGACGGCATATGCATAATTAAAATGAACAGCCCTAAGAATATGAACGCACTTGACAGGGAATTGCGCGAAGAGCTTATATCAGTAATGAGCGAGGCAGCCAAGGACCCCGAGGTGAAGGCGGTAATACTTGCTGCCGAGGGCAAGGGCTTCTGCGCAGGCGGAGACCTGGGCGCAATGTACAAGGACATTAAGACGAAGGGCGGCTTCGACGCGACCGACGAGGATCTGGTAAACGTTGAGAAGCTTGCAGAATGCATGAGGACTATGGATAAGCCCGTTATAGCCGCCGTACACGGCGCGGCTGCGGGCGCCGGAGCAAGCCTTGCGTTCGCAGCGGACTTTACCGTAGCTTCACCCGAGTCGAAGTATATCATGGCTTTTGTAAACGTAGGACTTGTGCCCGACACGGGCGGTATGTTCTGGTTAGTCAGAGCGCTGGGCTATAAGCGCGCCACCGAGCTTGCTATGCTCGGAGAGCCGATAGACGCCGAGACTGCGCTTGAATACGGCCTTATAAACAAGATCGTGCCGCGCGAGGAGCTTCTTGATGAGGCTGTGAAGCTTGCAAAGAAGCTTAAGAATAAGCCCGTCGACTCCGTAAGGTTTATTAAGGAAATGGTCAACGAGATGACAATGAAGGACTTTTGGGAGTCCATGGCAGCGGAAAGAAAGGGCTTCCTTTACTGCATGGAGACAGACAACTTCAAGGAGGGCGTTTCCGCCTTCGTTGAAAAACGTAAGCCTGAATTCAATAAATGA
- the guaB gene encoding IMP dehydrogenase, whose protein sequence is MNSDRFQKVGLTFDDVLLVPGASDVTPDKVDVSTKLTKNIKLNIPLMSAAMDTVTESKMAIAIAREGGIGVIHKNMSIEEQAVEIDKVKRSENGVITNPFFLSPNHTIQDADELMGKYKISGVPICEGGKLVGIITNRDLRFESDFSKKISESMTKDNLVTGKVGTTLEQAQEILRQYKIEKLPIVDDEGYLKGLITIKDIEKAIRYPNSARDSKSRLLVGAAIGVTDDVLERAGALVGANVDVLVLDSAHGHSSNIMATLRKVKETFPNTPVIAGNIATAAAAQALIESGADAVKVGIGPGSICTTRVVSGIGVPQITAIADVWEVAAKYGVPVIADGGIKYSGDIVKGIAAGANVVMIGSLLAGCEESPGEEEIYQGRRFKVYRGMGSLAAMAKGSKDRYFQTGSKKLVPEGVEGRVPYKGSVSDSIYQLIGGLRSGMGYCGAPNLDYLQNNAQFIRITNAGLKESHPHDIYITKEAPNYSVQL, encoded by the coding sequence ATGAATTCCGACAGATTTCAAAAGGTGGGACTTACGTTTGACGATGTGCTGCTCGTGCCGGGCGCATCTGACGTTACTCCCGATAAGGTGGACGTATCCACAAAGCTTACAAAGAATATAAAGCTCAATATTCCTCTTATGAGCGCGGCCATGGATACCGTAACGGAGTCAAAAATGGCGATAGCCATTGCGAGAGAAGGCGGTATCGGCGTCATTCATAAGAACATGAGCATAGAGGAGCAGGCTGTCGAGATAGATAAAGTAAAACGAAGCGAAAACGGCGTTATCACAAATCCGTTCTTCCTTTCGCCCAATCATACGATACAGGACGCGGACGAGCTAATGGGAAAATATAAGATATCGGGCGTGCCGATATGCGAGGGCGGAAAGCTCGTAGGTATCATAACGAACCGCGATTTAAGATTTGAGTCTGATTTTTCAAAGAAAATATCGGAATCCATGACGAAGGACAATCTCGTCACGGGCAAGGTCGGCACGACTTTAGAACAGGCGCAGGAAATACTGAGACAATACAAGATAGAAAAGCTGCCTATAGTTGACGACGAGGGATATTTAAAGGGACTTATCACGATAAAAGATATTGAAAAGGCCATAAGATACCCCAATTCCGCGCGCGACTCGAAGAGCAGACTGCTCGTCGGCGCGGCGATAGGCGTGACTGACGACGTGCTTGAGCGCGCCGGGGCGCTCGTGGGCGCAAACGTAGACGTGCTCGTTTTGGACTCCGCTCACGGACATTCGAGCAATATCATGGCGACTCTCAGAAAGGTCAAGGAGACGTTCCCCAATACGCCCGTTATCGCGGGCAACATAGCAACGGCTGCTGCGGCACAGGCGCTTATCGAATCGGGAGCCGACGCGGTAAAGGTCGGCATAGGCCCCGGCTCCATCTGCACGACGCGCGTCGTATCGGGCATAGGCGTACCGCAGATAACGGCGATAGCCGACGTTTGGGAGGTCGCTGCTAAGTACGGCGTTCCCGTTATAGCGGACGGCGGCATAAAGTATTCGGGCGACATCGTCAAGGGCATCGCGGCGGGCGCGAACGTCGTTATGATAGGATCGCTGCTCGCAGGCTGCGAGGAGAGCCCCGGCGAGGAAGAAATATATCAGGGACGCCGCTTCAAGGTTTACCGCGGTATGGGCTCGCTTGCCGCTATGGCGAAGGGCTCGAAGGACCGCTATTTCCAGACAGGCTCGAAAAAGCTCGTGCCCGAGGGCGTAGAAGGCCGTGTGCCGTATAAGGGCAGCGTGTCTGATTCGATATATCAGCTCATCGGCGGACTTCGCTCCGGTATGGGCTATTGCGGCGCGCCGAATCTTGATTATCTGCAGAACAACGCGCAGTTCATACGCATAACGAACGCAGGCCTCAAGGAGAGCCATCCGCACGACATATATATCACGAAGGAAGCGCCGAACTATTCCGTACAGCTTTAA